The Triticum aestivum cultivar Chinese Spring chromosome 6D, IWGSC CS RefSeq v2.1, whole genome shotgun sequence genomic sequence ACGATCACCTCCCACTTGAGCTCGTCGAGATGCTTCGTCATCGGCTGCGCTCCCCAAACCTTccttggcttcttcttcttcttcttctgcgctGCATTGGAGCTCCAAATTGCTTCGTCAAGTAGCTTATCATTGTCATCGCTGCCGAGGCCGCGGCGGGCAGCGCTGATTATCTTGGTGGAGATGCCGGTGACGCGGATGGTATCCGAGTGGGACGTGGGGAGGACTTTCTTGCCCAGCTCCTTCTTGAGGCGGGCAAACTGCGCCTCGCCGAGGTTGCGCTCTTCCTCGGACGAGATGACGACCAAGTGGTGGCGGTTGGTGTAGGGCACGGTCTCAATGGTGCCGTCGCGGATCGTGATGACCACCCCTCCGACGAGCATGACTACCGCCATGACTGTTCTGGCGGCCTCGTCGGCGGAACTTCTTTTTCGCCTGTAGGAGTAGTAGCGCGGGATCGCTAGCTGTGACGGCGGTGGTCGACGGCCGAGGACAGGGTTGGGGCGGAAGAGTACGCCTCGGCCAGATGATTGCAGGGCATCGTGAGATCGCCGCGTGCATGGCGCATGGTAGTAGCGCCGGGCGGTTGGTGGTGGTGCAACAGGCGTTGGGACGGCCGGCTTGGACCGGAGTAGCCCGGACAGGGAGGGGCGCAGTTTCCTGATAAAGATGCTCATGTTCTCTCGGTTAGGTTTGGTCTATCTTTTGGgggccgagccgccgccgctcgccgggaTGCCTCTTGGGGGACGGGCGCTTTTCCTTCGTATCGTACAGTCGTCTACGTCGTGGCGTGCTCGACAAGTTGCCATGGATTATTAGGGTT encodes the following:
- the LOC123142198 gene encoding mitochondrial metalloendopeptidase OMA1-like, with the translated sequence MSIFIRKLRPSLSGLLRSKPAVPTPVAPPPTARRYYHAPCTRRSHDALQSSGRGVLFRPNPVLGRRPPPSQLAIPRYYSYRRKRSSADEAARTVMAVVMLVGGVVITIRDGTIETVPYTNRHHLVVISSEEERNLGEAQFARLKKELGKKVLPTSHSDTIRVTGISTKIISAARRGLGSDDNDKLLDEAIWSSNAAQKKKKKKPRKVWGAQPMTKHLDELKWEVIVVDDKPVNAMCLPGGKIVVYTGLLHHFNTDAEIATVLGHEIAHVIARHIAETFTKNMWTAILRALMTIDTDDSKMVNDLTEYVLTLPFSRKMEIEADHIGILLLAAAGFDPRIAPGFYEKLGKISGNTSVLEQYKNTHPSSEKRSRLLAEPKVMEKAMALYREARARIEETE